tgcacaaaaaaaataaactacggaaatattgcatttacataagtattcagaccctttactcagtactttgttgaagcacctttggcagcgattacagccttgagtcttcttgggtatgacactacaagcttggcacacctgtatttggggagtttctcccattctctgcagatcctctcaagctctgtcaggttggatggggagcattgctgcacagctattttcagttctctccagagatgttcgatcgggttcaagtccgggctctggctgggccactcaaggacattcagagacttgtcccgaagccactactgctttgtcttggctgtgtgcttagggtcgggtcctgttggaaggtgaaccttagccccagtctgaggtcctgagtgctctggagcaggttttcatcaaggatctctctgtactttgctccgttcatctttgcctcgatcctgactagtctcctagtccctgtcgctgaaaaacatccccacagcatgatgctgccaccaccatgcttcaccgtagtgatggtgccaggtttcctccagacgtgacgcttggcattcaggccaaagagttcaatcttggtttcatcagaccagataatcttgtttcttatggtctgagagtcctttaggtgccttttgcaaACTGCAagtgagctgtcatgtgccttttactgaggagtggcttctgtctggccactctgccataaaggcatgattggtggagtgctgctgagatggttgtccttctggaaggttctcccatctccacagaggagctctgtaagagtgaccatcaggttcttggtcacctccctgactaaggcccttctctcccgattgctcagtttggccgggcggccagctctaggaagagtcttggtggttccaaacttcttccatttaagaatgttggaggccactgtgttcttggggaccttcaatgatgcagaaatgttttggtacccttccccagatctgtgcctcgacacaatcctgtctcggagctctgcggacaattccttcgaccttatggcttggtttttgctccgacatgcactgtcaactgtgggaccttatatagacaggtgtgcctttttacaAATCATGTaaaatcaatagaatttaccacaggtggactccaatcaagttgtagaaacatctcaaggatgaccaatggaaacaggatgcacctgagctcaatttcgagtgtcatacttatgtaaataaggtatttctaaaaacctgttttcgctttgtcattatggggtattgtgtgtagattgctgaggatttatttttatttaatccattttagaataaggctgtaacgtaacaaaatgtgtaaaaagtcaaggggtctgaatactttttgaaggcactgtatctacaatACTGGCTCATCACTGACACTTTCCATTTCCCATAATGTGTAGCCTAATAGCTCTTGTCCTGTGTGGCCTAATAAAGGGACTAATAAAGACTTTACCAATCAAAGAGAAGGACTAATGACTGTCCCTGACTGACTAAAAACACTGCGCAGAGTTGGTTACAGTACCTCTGTCCATAGCTGGTAGCGACATTTCAACATTCTACACTTTCAGACAGCTACACTCTCAACTTTTAAAGGCGGTATTTTCTTGTCGCTCTTCTATTCTTCAACTTATACGCCTCTCTCTTTTCTGCATTACCATCCACTCTCTTCATTTCgcttcccttccctctctccatcctctctcctcttctcttcccccttgtttttctcctctctctcgtcaGGCTTGACCAAAGAGGGCGGTGAAATTACTAATGAAAACGCAGATTCCCTAGAGGAAATCTTCGGTATTTTAGCCGAGGGGGGCTCTGATTGGTTTCAAGGCTTCTTCACGTTTCTCTATGACGTGATCACTCCTCCCGTAGAGAAGGTGGAGGATCCAGAGAGTCAGACAGCAGAGGAGGAGGGTGATGCTGGTACGTCCCAGAATGGTGGTGGGGTTCAGGGCATTATATTAGACCTACAGGATCAGTAGTCAAAAGCTCCTGAGCGTTCCACTCCTAGCTTGCCATCCATGAGGAGCAGAATGAGACCAGTCTACTGGGTGAGGTCAAAGGTCACCTCAACTCTAACTGGAGGAAATAGAAAATTGCGCTGGTCGTGTCTCTGTGAAAAGAATGTCTGAGAAGAGGATATTATGTTTTTGTCCTCCTCGACTTTGGCCTTGCTGCGATGGTGCTTGCCATTGGGAATATTGGCCTGGACTTTGAAGACTTTTATGCTTTGCACTTTTTCTAAGCTTTTGCACTACTCATTATCGTTGTGATGCACATTCTTTGCACATCTTTGTTCTGGCTGAATTAATCATTTATGTGCTATTTAAATCTTAATTTTGCCAGTTAAACTGAATTTCTCATTTCTGCATTTAGACCATTGGTAAAAAGAAACATGTTTTGATTTGAATGTAATCAGTTAATCTATACTCTTAAAAGCCTTACAGTAAATCATTTTACTCTAATCAGAAATGTCAATGAATTCTTTTATCTTTACAACCATCCACATAACATGGTTCAGGCTTCTGATAACGTTGTATGTCACAGTTTATGTGACTCATAGTTTAATTCACAAAAAAGTATGTAATGTATATTTTTAGCAATGCAACATTGGATACTGCAGTACATAACGTGTTTATGCTCAAAAGCTTATGTCAGCAATGTTCACCTTTGTTTGATCAAAACATGCTGTATCTATTTGCACTGTCTATTCTAAGTCTAGCAGTCGTCTCTCTTTTCCCAGCAGTAGTATGTTAATTCAGTTTAGCACTAGGTCAAGGATGACTACTTTGTCTAAATTCCTATGACTCAATGGTATTAGACCTACATCTGGAAAGGACTGACACTGAGTGTGATGTTGGCGAGATGCTTGAATGATGCACAAATGCAATGTGAATGACCAAATGACCACTGAATTTGCGACTCTGCAACGTTTTGCACTTCTATTTgaagcaagtgtgtgtgtgtgtgtataggcctACTTAACCATTTTAGGTAGGCCTATTGCAATATGCAGGCCTAGTCTATTAATATCTGGACATAAAATATCGGAACACTGCATTTTGTTTATTATGTTGTGAGATAAAAGTTTGAGCGTCTGTCTAAGGAATAAATATGACTATCACAGTGTTGATGGAATTATTTTATGTGTAGTATCTACAAACATGGGCACTATCAACGATTATGGGCATCGATGAATTGTTGTATGCATTTTGTACAGGACTGGATCATGACCAGAATAAGTGACTTCTTTCTGTTTGATATCCTTTGAGCGATTGTGTAAAACTTGCGGTATGATGCAGTGTGCACTCTTTTGAAATGGCACGTACAGTCCCCTCCGACATGGTCCATGCTGTGTCTAATATCTTTTTTGGTTTTGTTTATATGTTAGACGAAAAAGAGGCCAAAGTTCCTGCTCCCAAAAAGGAAACGCTGAAAAAAGGTACTTCCTCCTGGTTGATTGCTCCCTGTGCGTGTTGACTTTGGCCTACATTTTGAGTTTTTTGCTGAACTCCCTCATGACCCTGCATATTGCCTAGCAAATGGACCAGTcctcaaaaaaacaaaaaacatactGTGTCACTGTAGCTAATGGTTCTTCTTTCCTTTGACATAATTAGAGGACAAGAAAAAAGTATCTTCCCTGAGAATTTATTCTCCAGAATGATTTTAATCTCTTTGGGAATAAAAGTGTCATTTTtgtctgtgtgtacgtgcgtACGTGTGTTTTTTAAGTTGGACAATTGATTTCGGGTGGGCATGACATGGTCACACTTTGTGAGAATCAACTTTCTCTGGACTGTGGCTCTGTGGCCATGGATTTTAAACCAGCCCTTTGACAGACAGTGCAGTCAGGGATCAGAGGTAGAAGACTTCATGCGTGGAAATATTGTATCACTCACGTGGTGTTTTGACCAAGAGGCAAATCATAGGCCACAACTTCATGCAACACCTCGGTCAAAACTGTGATTGAAATTAGCTTTTGTTGCTTTTCattttttagagagagagagagacaagtttTGTCTTGTGTGTAGCCAACCAAGGCCTGAGTTGAAACTTGTTTTTTTGTGGAAGTTGTTCAATTGAGTATAGAGTTTGGATGATTGTTTACCGTCAATTTTATATTGCACTGTTTGTCTGTTTTCTCCGTCCAGAGGTGGCGGATCTGCGACTCTATAATCCTGCCCAATTTAAGCTTTGAGCATAAATCCTCTTTTATTTTTTAAGATAATTGGGTGGGTGCttacatttgtcctatttcacacatgtgcaaatttgagtttttttttgcatatcccactccccctgagTGTGTGGTAAGagccagggatcagccattattgacggtGACCCTGGATcaattagggttatgtgccttgctcaagggcacatcaatagattttttttacctagtcggctcagagATTTGaagcagcaacctttcggttactggcccaatgctcctaactgctaggctacctgtcatTAGACTGAGGATAAGACAAACTGCAGCTCCTACAGGCTTTTGTAAGGCAAAATGACATCTCAGTAGTGGATTCAAGTTGTTCCCTGTTCAGAATAGATCtaattctttaaaaaaataatatatatatatatatatatatagagagagagagagagagtttggttACTTTTGGGTCTTATTGGACTTTTTCTAACAAGCCTACATTTTAAAGGATAAAATAAGACCTAAAATGTAGGGGGGGGGGAAACGGTTCTAGTTTAATGAAGGGGCATAGACGGGAGTGTTTTGCCTGTGTTATGGAAGACTATGAACTAGGCAGCGGCACAACGTATTTGATGAACTTAAATGTGTTTTCAGACACTTCTTCATTTGACACACGTTTACTTTTGTTTCTGTTTGTCCTCTGAAAAAATGTCAGCGGAGAAGATTGTAGAGGTTCCTATTCCAAAAACAGAAAAGCCAAAAGGTAGCCCACTTATTTAATGGTGGTGAGTCTGTTGTATGAGTCAATTCTTGTTGACCATTGATGAAGCTAAAAAGCTCTTCCtttcttataaaaataaataaaaaaacaagccTGTGGATGCTATGAAAAAAGTAAAACCTGAAGGTACTTTGACTGATATTTAGTTTAAGTCCAGTTTCATTGAGTTTTACTCTGTCGGGATGAAAATGGTAATGTGTGCTTGCATATGCGTGTGGTTTATCATGAATTCATTAATAAAATCATCAGTCATACTTTTGAAGACGTTGAGTTTTGAATCTGTAGTGGTTGTTATAAGGACACCTGTATCAGACTAACTTTCTGTGGGGCATGGACAAGGGTCAGAGGTACATTGGCTTAATGCTAATGATGTCTGTTGAGAAATAAAGTATATTTAATTAACTAAAACCTATGACTGTTGACACCTATATAATGGAGACAACCTTCTGCTCCAGGTCACCTTAAAGCAAATTTGTTTGCATCCAGGACGACTTCACAttgtgggctcccgagtggcgcagcggtctaaggcactgcatctcagtgcttgaggcgtcactacagaccccctggttcgtttccaggctgtatcacaaccggccgtgattgggagtcccatagggcggcgcacaattggcccagcgtcgtccgggtttggccggtgtaggccgtcattgtaaataagaattagttcttaactgacttgcctagttaaataaaggttacattttatttttttttatttttacattcgTTCTAAATATTCTTATAAGATTTTGAGTTAGCGGATGAAGTGGGTGGCTATTGTAAAGCTACTTGTTTGAGTAGTTGTTCAACGGTAGAGCTCACCATTGTCTTACTTGTGAGTAGTTTATAGGATATGTGGTCAtttgtagcccagttggtagagcatggcgcttgtaacgccagggtagtgggttcgattttcgggaccacccatacgcaaaatgcatgcacgcatgactgtaagttgctttggataaaagcgtctgctaaatggcatatattatgaaAACATTCGCTCACATAATTGACATTCACATATGCCTAACTGCATAGATGTGTTCTACCATTTTCACACACACATTGTATTGCTAATTACTGTGTTATATCTTTAATCCATTCCTAAACCAAAGGGGACTGGGGGCTACACTAAGTATCCCTGCaagtttaaagatgcactatgcagaaatcgctccgccatttcctggttgctaacataataatagttagcctaatttcagtttgtgacaaaacaaggaaGTGTAGCAATATTTTTTAGGTGTTCGAAGCTGGTGTACCAAACCCAAAagtaagacgcaaaaacaaaacttaaccaCGGGAAGCagagaaatagcgcacatagaacagatctaccgcttcttagacttgctttaaaTGAGTgtcagatctataactcacatttctatgtcaaTTTGATGGGTTGCCCGAAAGGTTAGGTATTGCAGCTTTAATGGTGCCTGAATCCTACGGGTCTTACAGGCTAGCTATCAACCATGGCTGCAATTTATTGTGAAGTAGCTCTAATGGCCTTGGTGTTTTATTACTGTTCTTCCTCTCCCAAATCAGATGAGAGTCCTGGAGAGGTGGCTTCTAAAAAGAACAGAACAAAAGGTATCAGCATGTTGCATTTTTGGTTGTTAGACGAAAGTGAACTTTGTTGGTGTGTGGTTGTTTTACCTGACGTGCACTGACAACTGATTTTTGTCTTTGCTTGCATCCCTCTTGGTTATAAAACATGACAAAACGCTGTATTGATAATGGAATTGAAGATTGATTGATTATCCTAATACGTAATGTGTGTCATAATCTGAATAACCTTGTTTTTCTAATTTGATTTGTTTGATTTAGTCGTGTTGAAACGACTGGAGTGAGTTGTTAGGATGAATGAACTCTATGAAGAGTTGTGGAATCATCCGCCATGAGATCTGCAGCATGTTGATTCACATGTTGAACTCTAGTCCGGTCGGTGTATGTTTTTAGCACTTATTTCCATAGATGTGATGTAGTAAGAAAATAACCCGGAGTGTGCTAACGTAGTACCAGCAAACACAAGGTGAGAACTGTAGAAGTAGATCTCAACCTCACTAGCCTATTGCTATTGTCCtaaggcagggttcttcaattccggtcctggagggccgaaacacttctgttttttatttctacctggtagttaattgcactcacctggtttcccaggtctaaattagcccctgattagaaggagaggatgaaaaacagaggtgtttcgggccctccgggaccggaattgaagaaccctgtcctAAGGCTATTTGATCAACTCTAATATGTGATATATATTGAAATAGCAGGACGAGCACATCATCTAGTCTGGATGCAGAAGTATCAATGCTGCAGAGGGAAGTCCTCAAACTCCAGAAAACTGCAGCTTGAAATTGAGAAATGAATACTCAATCAGGAGAAAATAAAGAGAGCATGGAAATGAGAGTTTTAGTCGAGAATGAACATTTTAAGCCCGACCCAACCAGAGCCTGAGGAGAGACAGGTGGTCAATGCTCTGCAGCTCGAAGCATGAGGCAGCCCAGAAAGCCCAGGGAATGTTACAGGCTGAACTCAGGGAGGAGAAAGTGAGGGAGGAAATTGAACAAGAAGACAAAAGACAGGCTGAGAGTATTCTTgctaaagaggaggaggagagacaattGTCCGGAGTGCTGGAGCTCAAGAGGCAAGAGGTGGCCCAAAAGCCCATGAAATGCTAGAGGCTCAACTCGAAGAGGAAAGAGGGGCTGAGAGGAGAGCGCAGGAGCAAGCAGAGAAAGAAAGGCTAGAGAAAGAGAGCGTTTTTAAGTAGTTGAAGGAGGTAGAAGAAAAAGATAGGCTGAATAACTGTAGACTATACAGTCGCCTCAGTTTCATTTCCTAGACTGGTTTGGTTGTTACAATAAAGCACTGCCAAACTATAGCCTGCATGTTGGAGTTTTTCTTCAATTTCGTTAGCAATGTTGTGAACATCCATTAGTGATCAATGGCTTCTCTCATGCAGGTTTGATGTTTTCAAATGATCAGATAGCCGATTGGTAAAGTGCATGCATGCGAAAGAGTCATGGCAGAACCACAATACCCAATCACAGCATGATTTGGATAGCTGATTTTGCGATCAACGCTATAGTCCTTGCATCAAGAGtgatgtctatgaatttgagaggggTACATTTCCCTAGCTTCATCGCTCCACTCTATACCAAAACAAGTGTCAGGAAcccattttgttgtttttcgaaTCGCAGAATGTAGCTTTAATGTGGAACGTAAGATGTAAATCAACTAGACAGCATTTCAGAGTTGCTTAGTAACTGGCAAAGCTGGAACTTTGATAATTTCTCCTAAAAATCACATTTTCaaactaaccataaccctaactatACTGCTAACCTTACACCTAACCCAATTTAATTAAGGAACGTTTATTCTGGATGTTTTGAAAATAAACGTGGCGTGAAATGTTGTATTTTCAAATCAAACTATATTGGGACACATAACATAATAATAAACCTCCTGGCATGTGCCATTGGCAGTGGGAAATAGAAGGGGTGTTGACATACTGCCCTTTTTAAAACAAGTTTCCAACCCCCAGAGCACCCAACAAGAGAACTTGGTAGGAAATTAAAGGCAGCATTAAAGGAACAGTTGAGAATGATCCATGAGAAGATTGAAGCCCAAAAAATTGCCGAAATGGCTTTGGCTGAAGTGAGGAGTATCCTGGccaaagaggaggaagagagacaatTGGTCAATGCTCTGGAACTCAAGAGGCAAGAGGCAGCCCAAAAAGCCCAGGAAATGTTAGAGGCTCAACTGGCTCAacaggaaagagagggggaggaaagagaACAAGAAGAGAGAAGAGCACTGGAGCAAGCAGGGAAAGAGAGGCTGAAGAAAGAGAGAATGGAGCagttggagagagaagagaaagagaggctgGAGAAACAGAGGGAAGCTGAGGAGAAGGCAGAAAAAGAACGATTGGAGAAGGAAAAGGTAGAGAATGAGAGGATAGAAAAGGAGAAGGCAGAGCTGGAAAGGATGGAGAATGAGATACTGGAAAAGGAGCGGGCCGCCAAAGAGAAAGCAGAAAAGGAGAGGATTGAGAAGGCACGGGCAGAAAAGGAGAGGGCTGAGAAAGAGCGGGTAGCTAAAGAGAAAGCAGAAAAGGAGAGGATTGAGAAGGAACGGGCAGAAAAGGAGAGGGCTGAGAAAGAGCGGGTAGCTAAAGAGAAAGCAGAAAAGGAGAGGATTGAGAAGGAACGGGCAGAAAAGGAGAGGGCTGAGAAAGAGCGGGTAGCTAAAGAGAAAGCAGAAAAGGAGAGGATTGAGAAGGAACGGGCAGAAAAGGAGAGGGCTGAGAAAGAGCGGGTAGCTAAAGAGAAAGCAGAAAAGGAGAGGATTGAGAAGGAACGGGCAGAAAAGGAGAGGGCTGAGAAAGAGCGGGTAGCTAAAGAGAAAGCAGGAAAGGAGAGGATTGAGAAGGAACGGGCAGAAAAGGAGAGGGCTGAGAAAGAGCGGGTAGCTAAAAAGAAAGCAGAAAAGGAGAGGATTGAGAAGGAACGGGCAGAAAAGGAGAGGGCTGAGAAAGAGCGGGTAGCTAAAGAGAAAGCAGAAAATGAGAGGATTGAGAAGGAACGGGCAGAAAAGGAGAGGGCTGAGAAAGAACGATTAGCCAAAGAAAAGGAGAGAGTTGAGAAAGAGCGATTAGCCAAAGAGAAAGCAGAAAAGGAGAGGATTGAGAAGGAACGGGCAGAAAAGGAGAGGGCTGAGAAAGAGCGGGTAGCTAAAGCGAAAGCAGAAAAGGAGAGGATTGAGAAGGAACGGGCAGAAAAGGAGAGGGCTGAGAAAGAGCGGGTAGCTAAAGAGAAAGCAGAAAAGGAGAGGATTGAGAAGGAACGGGCAGAAAAGGAGAGGGCTGAGAAAGAACGATTAGCCAAAGAAAAGGAGAGAGTTGAGAAAGAGCGATTAGCCAAAGAAAAGGAGAGAGTTGAGAAAGAGCGATTAGCCAAAGAAAAGGAGAGAGTTGAGAAAGAGCGATTAGCCAAAGAAAAGGAGAGAGTTGAGAAAGAGCGATTAGCCAAAGAAAAGGAGAGAGTTGAGAAAGAGCGATTAGCCAAAGAAAAGGAGAGAGTTGAGAAAGAGCGATTAGCCAAAGAAAAGGAGAGAGTTGAGAAAGAGCGATTAGCCAAGGAAAGGGCAGAGAaagaaaaggaagagagagaaagggcggAGAAAGAGCATGTCACCAAAGAAAGAGCAGAGAAAGAACGGGTAGCAAAGGAAAAAACAGaaaaggagagggtggagagagaacgGGTAGCGAAAGAAGAGCGGATGGAGAGAGAACGGGTAGCCAAGGAAAaggagtggatggagagagaaCGGGTAGCCAAGGAaaaggggaggatggagagagaacgGGTAGCCAAGGAAAaggagtggatggagagagaaCGGGTAGtcaaagagagagcagagaaggagagagcagagaaagagcaACAAGCCAAAGAGTTAGCTGCTAAAGAAAAGGAGAGAGTGGTGGTAAAAGAACACTTAGTAAAAGAAAAGACTGCAAAGGCCAAGGTTGAGACAGAACAGTTACCCAAGGAGAAGGCAGCGAAGGAGAGAGCTGAAAAAGAGCGTGTACTCAAAGAAAaggcagaaagggagagagttgTGAAAGAGGAGAAAAGAGCCAAACAGGCAAAAGAGGAGATGCCTGAGAAAAATGCGAATAACTTCACAACTACGAGCAAGAAGGAAAAAATCTTGGCTGTAAAAGACCTTCTGAAGCCTAAAGCCACCAAGGTGAACAAGAAATGAAACTGCACAGGCTGATGATCCTTCAATTACAAAACAGACAACTATACCCTCCTCCCTAAAGGCACTTCTGTAGATCTGAAGGAATTGATTTATAATTTAGCCAATATAATTGATGGTGCTGAATAAATATGTTTTGGCTGGTCTGTGGTGATCTGTGATAATCAACTTTGGTTTTGGTCTTTTGTTAGAGCCTTGTCCTCCCCCTTTTGGTAAATTTGTATGGCTTATTATTGATTTATTGGGAAAAATATGCACGGAGTACAACCGAGGGGATAACACGTTATAGCGATTCCACTTGTGTCCAACGTGTTCCCtgatacatacatactgtataataaTTAAAGAAAGATGTGTACCTGCACACTGAAAAATGCTCCCATAGATACACCTGCGGACGCATTCAATCAAATTGTGGAAGCGTTCATTAGTGTGTGGGTATCTGTCTTTCTTTCATTAGTGTACGTTCTGTACCCTTCACCTGCAAGTCACTGAATACACAACTTTTGAAATGAGTTATATACAGACTAAATACAAAGTATGCTCATTTGCTTGAAGTGATTGTTTTTTCGATTTCAAAATTAAGCAGAATATTTTTGTTAGTATAAGgcacacgtgtcaaactcattccacagacggctgagtgtctgcgggttttcgctcctcccttgtacttgattgatgaaataaggtcactaattagtaaggaactcccctcacctggttgtctaggtcttaattgaaaggaaaaaactaaaaccagcagacactaggccctccatggaatgagtttgacacccctggtataAGGTGTTTCTCAGTGAGTTGAAATGGCTATCATAAATTTGCATTGCCATACAGATTTACAAACAATGAGTgctataaactgggtggttcaagccctgaacgCTGATTGACTGACAgtcatggtatatcagaccgtataccacgggcatgacaaaacatttatttggactgcTCTAATAGTAATAAGgaaccttgggggtttgtggtatatggccaatataccacggctaaggcctGTACCCAGGCACTCCAtgttgcgtcgtgcgtaagaac
This sequence is a window from Coregonus clupeaformis isolate EN_2021a chromosome 7, ASM2061545v1, whole genome shotgun sequence. Protein-coding genes within it:
- the LOC121569191 gene encoding calponin homology domain-containing protein DDB_G0272472 isoform X7, coding for MEETLMEEPICEEAILAEEILEVKPAAVVNKNGVKAEAAAASGGGGAASVGSGGAGGGFSGTKIFTWFMVLALLGVWSSVAVVWLDLVDYDNVIGKLSAYDADGDGDFDVEDAKVLLDESPGEVASKKNRTKEHPTRELGRKLKAALKEQLRMIHEKIEAQKIAEMALAEVRSILAKEEEERQLVNALELKRQEAAQKAQEMLEAQLAQQEREGEEREQEERRALEQAGKERLKKERMEQLEREEKERLEKQREAEEKAEKERLEKEKVENERIEKEKAELERMENEILEKERAAKEKAEKERIEKARAEKERAEKERVAKEKAEKERIEKERAEKERAEKERVAKEKAEKERIEKERAEKERAEKERVAKEKAEKERIEKERAEKERAEKERVAKEKAEKERIEKERAEKERAEKERVAKEKAGKERIEKERAEKERAEKERVAKKKAEKERIEKERAEKERAEKERVAKEKAENERIEKERAEKERAEKERLAKEKERVEKERLAKEKAEKERIEKERAEKERAEKERVAKAKAEKERIEKERAEKERAEKERVAKEKAEKERIEKERAEKERAEKERLAKEKERVEKERLAKEKERVEKERLAKEKERVEKERLAKEKERVEKERLAKEKERVEKERLAKEKERVEKERLAKEKERVEKERLAKERAEKEKEERERAEKEHVTKERAEKERVAKEKTEKERVERERVAKEERMERERVAKEKEWMERERVAKEKGRMERERVAKEKEWMERERVVKERAEKERAEKEQQAKELAAKEKERVVVKEHLVKEKTAKAKVETEQLPKEKAAKERAEKERVLKEKAERERVVKEEKRAKQAKEEMPEKNANNFTTTSKKEKILAVKDLLKPKATKVNKK